A region from the Lolium perenne isolate Kyuss_39 chromosome 4, Kyuss_2.0, whole genome shotgun sequence genome encodes:
- the LOC127326176 gene encoding uncharacterized protein, with protein sequence MACSQQPPALDSACNAIAIGYIAKGSQPHRKQQDKLPQQAHHYDLQLYRRQRENRRMLPAFSSGSHATWDTASYLYLLPHLRPPCLLKNKYLGALETDNSTRSSGMASPAPVEVGAQGTIGSLVCREIEYYRTTDGTSAKKKNGSKKAAANGGSPRTPSKARKKGGAFLPSMCSSAEVAVAAAAGSQAPRFRYRHLGEPQD encoded by the coding sequence ATGGCATGCAGCCAACAACCTCCTGCACTCGACAGCGCATGCAACGCAATTGCAATCGGGTACATCGCAAAAGGCTCTCAACCGCATAGGAAGCAACAGGACAAGCTACCACAGCAAGCTCATCACTATGACCTCCAACTTTACCGCCGTCAGCGAGAGAATCGTCGTATGCTACCAGCTTTCAGTTCAGGCAGCCACGCCACATGGGACACGGCCTCTTATCTATATCTTCTTCCTCACCTCAGACCTCCCTGCTTGCTTAAGAACAAATACTTAGGAGCATTAGAGACAGACAACAGCACACGCAGCTCCGGCATGGCGTCGCCGGCGCCAGTGGAGGTCGGCGCGCAGGGCACCATTGGGTCACTGGTGTGCCGGGAGATCGAGTACTACAGGACCACGGATGGCACCAGCGCCAAGAAGAAGAACGGCAGCAAGAAGGCAGCTGCCAATGGAGGGAGCCCCCGGACCCCGAGCAAGGCGCGGAAGAAGGGCGGGGCGTTCTTGCCAAGCATGTGCTCGTCGGCAGAGGTGGCGGTTGCGGCGGCCGCCGGCAGCCAGGCCCCCAGGTTCCGGTACCGGCATCTGGGCGAGCCTCAGGATTAG
- the LOC127326175 gene encoding uncharacterized protein, translating into MEQLLGAQQQRQQHHQPPRTPTRPHLQHIPSNRFRDHHHPQPHAGLRILRITITPPFFLLLLAAVYLLASFTILSAPAASLRPASNPNRLIVPMPPPSPGLFDLDNGRILARISNVGATVTSLLVPDKKGVLADVVLGFDSLDPYLNGTSPYFGCIVGRVANRIKDGKFTLNGVQHSLSINSPPNTLHGGFKGFDKVIWEVTEYNKGKTPSITLKYYSKDGEEGFPGNVSVTARYSLVSSMALKLEMEAVPLNKATPISLAQHTYWNLAGHSSGDVLAHSLQIQGSQITPVDETSIPTGEFMPVSGTAFDFLTENEIGGRIDQVPGGYDHNYVLDSGEVRSGLQHVAKVTDPSSLRVLNIWSDAPGVQFYTGNFVNGVVGKGGAVYGKHAGLCLETQGFPNAVNQPNFPSVVVHPGEKYIHTMMFDFSTK; encoded by the exons ATGGAGCAGCTGCTGGGAGCTCAGCAGCAGCGGCAGCAGCATCACCAGCCCCCTCGGACCCCGACCCGGCCGCATCTCCAGCACATCCCTTCCAACAGGTTCCGGGATCACCACCACCCGCAGCCCCACGCCGGCCTCAGGATCCTCCGCATCACCATCACCCcgcccttcttcctcctcctcctcgccgccgtctACCTCCTCGCCTCCTTCACCATCCTCTCCGcgcccgccgcctcgctccgcccCGCCAGCAACCCAAACAGGCTTATCGTCCCCATGCCGCCGCCTTCCCCGGGCCTTTTCGACCTCGACAACGGCAGGATCCTCGCCAGGATCAGCAATGTCGGCGCCACCGTGACCTCGCTGCTCGTCCCGGACAAGAAAG GGGTTCTTGCTGATGTGGTGCTTGGATTCGACTCCCTGGATCCATATCTG AATGGAACCTCGCCTTACTTTGGCTGCATTGTTGGGCGAGTTGCAAATAGAATCAAGGATGGAAAGTTTACTTTAAATGGTGTGCAGCATAGTCTGTCCATCAACAGTCCACCGAATACTCTTCATG GTGGATTTAAAGGGTTTGACAAAGTTATATGGGAAGTCACTGAATATAACAAAGGGAAGACCCCATCAATCACCTTGAAATACTACAGTAAAGATGGAGAGGAAG GTTTCCCAGGCAATGTTTCTGTTACTGCCAGGTATTCTCTTGTATCAAGCATGGCGCTGAAGCTAGAGATGGAGGCTGTGCCTTTGAACAAGGCCACACCCATCAGTTTAGCACAACACACCTACTGGAATCTGGCAGGCCACAGCTCAGGAGATGTGCTTGCACATTCTCTCCAGATTCAGGGATCTCAAATAACTCCAGTAGATGAAACCTCAATACCCACAGGGGAGTTTATGCCAGTGAGTGGCACAGCCTTTGACTTTCTGACAGAGAATGAGATCGGTGGCAGGATTGATCAAGTCCCTGGCGGTTATGACCACAACTATGTGCTTGATTCTGGGGAAGTGAGGTCAGGCTTGCAGCACGTGGCTAAGGTGACAGACCCTTCAAGCCTTAGGGTCCTAAACATTTGGTCAGATGCTCCTGGGGTGCAGTTCTACACTGGTAATTTTGTTAATGGTGTAGTGGGAAAAGGAGGTGCGGTCTATGGGAAGCACGCCGGCCTCTGCCTTGAGACGCAAGGCTTTCCAAATGCCGTCAACCAACCTAATTTTCCATCAGTTGTAGTTCATCCTGGTGAGAAGTACATTCATACAATGATGTTTGACTTCTCTACTAAGTGA